From Brochothrix thermosphacta DSM 20171 = FSL F6-1036, a single genomic window includes:
- a CDS encoding TetR/AcrR family transcriptional regulator, protein MKKELKKQAILVAAQRLFVEKGYNDASLQMIADEVGTTRSNILYHYKSKAALFEIILKDWEDEWVVTWERIKAETCHPSVQLQGFFHVFIYEDLRHPLRKAFDEFLGDADSKQKEKERWVECDQESIAFILSRGVSEGYYNIETGQMNTHVNLIVGSLYGMSDTMRQESDEQIMSAFKLFLEIYLKKIETDVNGFEGGDNE, encoded by the coding sequence ATGAAAAAAGAATTGAAAAAGCAAGCGATTCTAGTAGCGGCGCAGCGTCTTTTTGTTGAGAAAGGTTATAACGACGCATCGTTGCAAATGATAGCAGATGAAGTGGGGACAACCCGTAGCAATATTTTGTATCATTATAAAAGTAAAGCAGCCCTTTTCGAAATCATTTTAAAAGACTGGGAAGATGAATGGGTTGTCACTTGGGAACGGATTAAAGCGGAAACTTGTCATCCTAGCGTGCAGTTACAAGGTTTTTTTCATGTGTTTATTTACGAAGATTTACGCCATCCCTTACGCAAAGCCTTTGATGAATTTTTAGGTGATGCAGATTCTAAGCAGAAAGAAAAGGAACGCTGGGTCGAATGCGATCAAGAATCTATTGCTTTTATATTGTCTCGCGGTGTGAGTGAAGGGTACTATAATATCGAAACGGGACAGATGAATACGCATGTGAACCTCATCGTTGGCAGTCTTTATGGCATGTCAGATACAATGCGTCAAGAAAGCGATGAGCAGATAATGTCTGCTTTTAAATTGTTCTTAGAGATATATCTTAAAAAAATAGAAACAGATGTTAATGGGTTTGAAGGAGGAGACAATGAATAA
- a CDS encoding pyruvate oxidase, protein MAKINAGSAVVNVLKNWDVDHVYGLPGDSIDHIVDALQKEQEAIKFIHVRHEEVASLSAAAYTKLTGKIGVALSIGGPGAIHLLNGMYDAKMDKVPQLVLVGQIPSDLANSDYFQEVNTSAIFEDVAVFNKEITRPEQLPLIVDQAIRTAYEKRGVAVVIIPDDIPANKIVDTVERVKEAKKPTQVGLNTPDLEAAVALINESKKPVMLIGTGTKKAKAEVLAFSERFDIPVMSTLPGKGIMPDEHSNYLGNIGKIGTKPAFEAMQEADLLLMVGNDYPYGTYLPKDVKCIQIEIEPSRMGKRHDVTVGIVGDSKEALAYLTAHGEEVTNRPFLQACTKNMQTWWKWMEEHMARDTSPIAPQAVIKQMQRIADEDAIFSIDVGTSTVWSTRYLKLGQKNDFLVSAWLGTMGCALPGAIASKIAYPNRQVISLQGDGAFSMVMQDFATAVYYDLPIINVVLSNKQLSFIKYEQQAQGQLNYGIDHGDINFAKYAEACGGKGYRVENTADLEAVFTAAKADNCPVIIDVVVDPEAAPLPGKIVMDEAKGFAKFEIRTALEEKRIASMPPLKDVMRQFF, encoded by the coding sequence ATGGCGAAAATTAATGCAGGTAGCGCAGTAGTGAATGTATTGAAAAATTGGGATGTAGACCATGTTTATGGACTACCAGGAGATTCAATTGATCATATCGTTGATGCGTTACAAAAAGAACAGGAAGCTATTAAGTTCATCCATGTGCGTCATGAAGAAGTTGCTTCACTTTCGGCAGCAGCCTATACAAAATTGACAGGAAAAATCGGAGTTGCGTTATCAATCGGTGGTCCTGGGGCGATTCATTTATTAAACGGAATGTATGATGCGAAAATGGATAAAGTACCGCAATTGGTGTTAGTTGGTCAAATACCGAGTGACCTTGCAAATAGCGATTATTTTCAAGAGGTAAATACTTCAGCAATTTTCGAAGATGTTGCTGTCTTTAACAAGGAAATTACTCGTCCAGAACAATTACCACTTATTGTTGATCAAGCGATTCGTACAGCATATGAGAAACGAGGCGTAGCAGTTGTTATAATTCCTGATGATATTCCTGCTAACAAAATTGTTGATACAGTAGAACGTGTTAAAGAAGCTAAAAAGCCAACACAAGTAGGGTTAAATACGCCTGATTTAGAAGCTGCAGTGGCATTGATTAATGAGTCAAAAAAACCGGTAATGTTAATTGGTACGGGTACAAAAAAAGCGAAAGCTGAAGTTTTGGCTTTTTCAGAACGATTTGATATTCCAGTGATGTCAACCTTGCCAGGAAAAGGAATTATGCCTGATGAACATTCAAATTATTTAGGGAACATTGGGAAAATTGGAACAAAACCAGCTTTTGAAGCAATGCAAGAAGCTGATTTATTATTAATGGTAGGTAACGATTATCCATACGGAACTTATTTACCTAAAGATGTTAAATGTATTCAAATTGAAATAGAACCTTCACGCATGGGGAAAAGACATGATGTTACAGTCGGTATTGTAGGCGATTCCAAAGAAGCGTTGGCGTACTTAACAGCTCATGGTGAAGAAGTAACCAACCGTCCGTTCTTACAAGCTTGTACTAAAAATATGCAAACGTGGTGGAAATGGATGGAAGAACATATGGCTCGTGACACTTCACCAATCGCACCACAAGCAGTCATTAAACAAATGCAACGTATCGCTGATGAGGATGCTATTTTCTCAATAGATGTTGGGACTTCAACTGTATGGAGCACTCGCTATTTGAAGCTAGGTCAAAAAAATGATTTTCTTGTGTCGGCTTGGTTAGGCACAATGGGTTGTGCTTTACCAGGAGCAATTGCTTCTAAAATTGCTTATCCAAATAGACAAGTTATCTCTTTACAAGGAGATGGTGCATTTTCAATGGTAATGCAAGATTTTGCTACAGCAGTTTATTATGATTTACCAATAATTAATGTTGTTTTAAGCAATAAGCAATTATCGTTTATTAAATATGAACAACAAGCTCAAGGTCAGTTGAATTATGGAATTGATCATGGCGATATCAATTTTGCCAAATACGCAGAAGCGTGTGGTGGTAAGGGCTACCGTGTTGAGAACACCGCTGATTTAGAAGCGGTGTTTACAGCAGCGAAAGCAGATAATTGTCCAGTAATTATCGATGTTGTTGTTGATCCTGAAGCAGCACCACTACCAGGTAAAATTGTGATGGATGAAGCAAAAGGTTTTGCGAAATTTGAGATTAGAACGGCTTTAGAGGAAAAACGAATTGCGTCAATGCCACCGTTAAAAGATGTAATGCGCCAATTCTTTTAA
- a CDS encoding DJ-1 family glyoxalase III — MTDVLVFLAEGFEEIEAISAIDIFRRAEFDVQVASLTNDITVKGAHQIEVNADITLDTVAEKQFDLIYLPGGGGSAEALRSDPVVQQIIKRHHQAKLKIAAICAAPIALEEAGILKGHHATSFPAMKPQIVTPIYEEKSVVISGHIITSRAAGTTIEFALILVSELGYPDVANEISLAILHK, encoded by the coding sequence ATGACAGATGTATTGGTATTTTTAGCTGAAGGTTTTGAGGAAATAGAGGCTATTAGCGCAATTGACATTTTTAGACGAGCAGAGTTTGATGTACAAGTGGCCTCATTAACCAATGATATAACGGTGAAGGGTGCGCATCAAATTGAGGTGAATGCGGATATTACATTAGATACAGTCGCAGAAAAACAATTTGATCTCATCTACCTTCCAGGTGGTGGCGGCAGTGCAGAAGCATTGCGCTCAGATCCTGTTGTGCAACAGATAATTAAACGTCATCACCAAGCGAAATTGAAAATCGCAGCAATCTGTGCGGCACCGATTGCATTGGAAGAAGCTGGTATTTTAAAAGGGCACCATGCTACCAGTTTTCCAGCGATGAAACCGCAAATAGTGACACCAATTTATGAAGAAAAGTCAGTGGTTATTTCAGGGCATATTATTACATCACGTGCTGCTGGAACAACAATTGAATTCGCCTTAATACTTGTTTCAGAATTAGGTTATCCTGATGTAGCGAATGAAATTTCGTTAGCGATTTTGCATAAATAA
- the asd gene encoding archaetidylserine decarboxylase (Phosphatidylserine decarboxylase is synthesized as a single chain precursor. Generation of the pyruvoyl active site from a Ser is coupled to cleavage of a Gly-Ser bond between the larger (beta) and smaller (alpha chains). It is an integral membrane protein.) — protein sequence MFNKLLIIGARILSLGFFSYPLKALTLSKISRPLIPVFAKHYQINQGDMVADIKSYKSLSAFFAREINLEKRPIAANDWVSPVDGFVQEFGEIDKEQTFTVKGTKYRLNELLDDRTAGKFGNGGSFIIVYLSPSQYHRYHSPVTGKVKKLAEFGKVSFPVNDWGLDNVDKLYVKNHRIAYQIGEETLLIAVGALNINSIVDSYEAGSEKQGQEVGYFTFGSTVVLLSPDKQLEWQQDLAPGKFIKVRSGIADYK from the coding sequence ATGTTTAATAAATTATTAATTATAGGTGCACGTATTCTTTCATTAGGCTTTTTTTCATATCCGTTGAAGGCGCTAACTTTATCAAAAATAAGTCGTCCATTGATCCCTGTTTTTGCAAAGCATTATCAAATAAATCAAGGTGATATGGTAGCAGATATAAAAAGTTACAAGAGTTTATCTGCATTTTTTGCACGCGAAATTAATTTAGAGAAACGTCCGATAGCAGCAAATGATTGGGTAAGTCCTGTAGACGGATTTGTTCAAGAGTTTGGTGAAATTGATAAAGAACAAACATTTACTGTCAAAGGAACAAAGTATCGATTAAATGAGTTGTTAGATGATCGAACTGCTGGGAAATTTGGTAATGGAGGCAGTTTTATTATCGTTTACCTCAGTCCAAGTCAATACCATCGATATCATTCTCCAGTAACGGGTAAAGTAAAGAAGCTTGCTGAATTTGGTAAGGTCAGTTTTCCTGTCAATGATTGGGGACTTGATAACGTTGATAAATTATATGTTAAAAATCATCGTATTGCTTATCAAATTGGTGAAGAGACCCTATTGATTGCTGTAGGTGCATTGAATATCAATTCGATTGTTGATAGTTATGAGGCAGGTTCTGAAAAACAAGGGCAAGAAGTAGGCTACTTTACGTTTGGATCAACGGTAGTATTACTGTCACCAGATAAACAACTAGAATGGCAGCAAGATCTTGCGCCAGGTAAATTTATTAAAGTACGAAGTGGGATTGCTGACTATAAATAA
- a CDS encoding DedA family protein — translation MDKIEWFILNYGYLAIFVSLFLGLIGLPVPDEVLMTTIGYYCSVGFLSTPVAILIATLGSFLGMVVSYFVGSKIGRPIIYRVGKWIGLTTKRLLRVEKWMMKFGYYTVTFGYFIPGFRHAICYFCGISKISLKKYMVFAFAGALIWSSFFILIGKFIGVLNV, via the coding sequence ATGGATAAAATTGAATGGTTTATTCTTAATTATGGGTATCTTGCAATTTTTGTTTCACTTTTTTTAGGCCTTATTGGACTGCCGGTACCCGATGAAGTTTTAATGACGACGATCGGATACTATTGTAGTGTCGGTTTTTTAAGTACACCAGTTGCAATACTGATTGCAACTTTAGGTTCTTTTTTAGGGATGGTTGTCAGTTACTTTGTTGGGTCTAAAATAGGCCGCCCAATTATTTATCGTGTGGGGAAGTGGATTGGTTTAACCACCAAAAGACTTTTACGTGTTGAAAAATGGATGATGAAGTTTGGTTATTACACAGTAACCTTTGGTTATTTTATTCCTGGTTTTCGACACGCAATTTGTTATTTCTGTGGAATTTCTAAGATTTCATTAAAAAAATATATGGTTTTTGCCTTTGCAGGTGCTCTTATATGGAGCTCGTTTTTTATACTCATTGGTAAATTTATAGGAGTTTTAAATGTTTAA
- the pssA gene encoding CDP-diacylglycerol--serine O-phosphatidyltransferase gives MVKYVPSILTISNFIAGISAILFASHGYIFYAVVMILMGMLFDCFDGYSARLLNVCSPIGKELDSLADVVTFGVAPMIIHFAVNGMGFWTILSMFAFSIGAIVRLARFNVAQSQLNYFIGLPVPAAALVALLIVQILPSILCGLVIVVLGGLMVSNIHVKKLGHAKEEIEV, from the coding sequence ATGGTGAAATATGTTCCTTCGATACTTACAATCAGTAATTTTATAGCTGGAATCAGTGCTATTTTATTTGCGTCACACGGTTATATATTCTATGCAGTAGTGATGATATTAATGGGAATGCTGTTTGATTGTTTTGATGGTTACTCAGCTCGGCTTCTTAATGTGTGTTCTCCGATTGGAAAAGAACTCGATTCGTTAGCTGATGTTGTGACATTTGGTGTAGCGCCGATGATTATCCATTTTGCAGTCAACGGCATGGGATTTTGGACAATATTAAGTATGTTTGCATTTTCTATTGGAGCGATTGTGAGGCTTGCACGTTTTAACGTGGCACAGTCACAATTGAATTATTTTATTGGTTTACCAGTTCCGGCTGCTGCATTAGTTGCATTACTTATTGTTCAAATATTACCGAGCATTTTATGTGGGTTAGTTATCGTAGTACTCGGTGGTTTGATGGTTAGTAACATCCATGTTAAAAAATTAGGGCATGCGAAAGAAGAAATAGAGGTCTAA
- a CDS encoding response regulator transcription factor, which yields MIYIELRGRNIFCEGIKSMLDESLVNVIQENHIKTKHYRAYEDVRTAEAKICVIDAEYSGSNRVDYNEAKTKYVLFSQSFNSRSCNNKVKGFFSFSISKENLHSGLEAVLNKETFIDPFFMNNVIELKKDRGLNGAIRYKLTARESDVLQLIIGQFNNEKIADKLGLSENTVKNHVSHILQKMNVKSRNQVILKVRSHSDINPTEEYEYSL from the coding sequence ATGATTTATATTGAGCTGCGAGGACGTAATATTTTTTGTGAGGGCATAAAGAGTATGTTGGATGAGTCACTGGTTAATGTTATTCAGGAAAATCATATAAAAACAAAGCATTATAGAGCGTATGAAGATGTAAGAACAGCAGAGGCGAAAATTTGTGTGATAGATGCTGAATATTCAGGAAGTAATCGGGTCGATTACAATGAAGCAAAAACAAAGTACGTGCTTTTTTCACAATCATTTAATTCGAGATCATGCAACAATAAAGTAAAAGGGTTCTTTTCTTTTAGTATAAGCAAAGAAAATTTACATAGTGGTTTAGAGGCTGTGCTAAATAAAGAAACTTTTATTGATCCTTTTTTTATGAATAATGTTATAGAATTGAAAAAAGATCGAGGTCTTAATGGTGCAATACGCTATAAGCTTACTGCGCGTGAAAGTGATGTATTACAATTAATCATTGGACAGTTCAATAATGAAAAAATTGCTGATAAGTTAGGTTTAAGTGAAAATACGGTGAAAAATCATGTCAGTCATATTTTGCAAAAAATGAATGTTAAAAGTCGTAATCAAGTCATCTTAAAAGTTCGTTCACATAGTGATATAAATCCAACAGAAGAATATGAGTATTCATTATAA